In Lewinella sp. 4G2, the sequence GCACCCAGCACCCGATCGGTAAACGTGATGGGGACTTCCACGATCTTGTAGCCCAACTTCCACGCCGTGTGCTTCATCTCGATCTGAAAGGCGTACCCGATAAACCGGACGGCGTCGAAATCAATGGCCTCCAGCACCGGGCGGGTGTAGCACATGAAACCGGCGGTGGGGTCCTTGACGGGCATCCAGGTGATGGCGCGGACGTACACGGAAGCGCCGTAGGAAAGGAAGCGCCGGTCAAACGGCCAATTCTCTACCCCTCCGCCGGAGGTGTAGCGGGAACCAACGGAAACGTCTCCCCCACCGGTATGGCAAGCATCGCGCAGGCGTAGCAGATCTTTCGGGTTGTGGCTGAAGTCGGCGTCCATCTCAAAGAAATAGGCGTAGTCGGCGGATTTTTTCAATCCCCAGCGGAAGCCGTCGAGGTAGGCCGTGCCGAGACCCAGTTTTCCGGCGCGTTCCAGCAGGTGAAGGCGGCCGTCAAATTCTTCTTGCAGCTGGCGAATGATGTTAGCCGTACCGTCGGGGGAACCATCATCTACGATGAGTAGGTGGAAGGGGAAGGGCAGCCCAAAGACGGTACGTACCATCTTTTCAATGTTTTCCTTTTCGTTGTAGGTAGGAATAATGACCAGGCTGTCGCTCAAGGGAAAGTACTTTAAACTAATTGGGGTAAAGATACTAGCGCAAGCGGGAATACAGCATAGGCCCTCCCCTACCAATTCTACTAGCCACCAATGCCATTTGGGCCTGCCGTTCGTCGCCGGCTTACCCCTTTCGGGATGGGCCAGACGAAGTCCACCAAATCTTCGTTCTTTGTCCCTATGCACGTACGTTTTAACTCTTCTACCTGGCGGATGGCCCTCCCGGCCCTGCTTGCCCTCTTCCTCGGCACCCGCGGCAGCGCCCAGGGGCCCATCAGTGGATTCCCGATGGCGAAAGGGAAAGCTGCGATTGCCCTGACTTACAGCACGGACAACTACGATACCTACCTGCTGCCCGACGACGTGGAGGAAGCGCGGGACATCGAAACCCTGAGCTACAGCTTCTTCGCCGAGTGGGGGATGAGCGACCGAGCCAGCCTCGTCGCTACCCTACCCTACATGCAGACGAATGACGGCGACGGTAGCCTGCAGGACGCCGCCCTGTGGATAAAATATATGAACCTCGACCGCCGGGGCGAACGCTTCGCCCACCGGTTTTTCACCGCCGTGGGGCTGAGCACGCCGGTGGGTGACTACGAAACGACGACCGTAGAAGCCATTGGCCAGCGCGCGACCGTGTTTCAGGGACGGTTAACTTACCAGTTTCAGCACGACGCCGGGTGGTTCGTGCAGGCCCAATCGGGGATTGATTTTCAGTTCGCGCCGGAAGCCAGCTCTTCGTGGCCGGTGCTGTTGCGGACGGGCTACGGCGCCAAGTATTTCTACGTCGAGGGCTGGTACGAATTCATCACTGCGTTGGAGTCTGGCAGTGGGCTACAATCCGCCACGGCCGGCACCGGCTCGAGTTGGCAGCGGGTGGGGGTGACGGGCTACGTCCCGATCACGAAATGGCTCGGCGTTTCGGTGGGTGGCGCCTGGGTGACCAGCGGTAATTTCATCGGCAAAAGCCGGCGCGTCAACGCCGGCGTAATCTTCAACCTCAACGCGGGGAAGGAATAGGACTAGGCATTCGCATTGAGGATCTCCGCCACGTGCATCACTTTCAGGGGCTTGCCTTCCCGGCGGATGAGGCCTTCCATGTGCATCAGGCAGGACATATCGCCAGAGGTGATGATCTCCGAATTATTCTTGAGGTGGTCCCCAATTCGGTCGCGGCCCATCTTGGTGGAGAGCTCGGGCTCGTTGACGGAAAAGGTACCCCCGAAACCACAGCATTCGTCGGTGCGATCGAGCATAACGAGTTCGATGTCCTTTACCAAACTCAGCAGGTAATTGTAGTGGCTGAACGCCGCCCCCACGCGCTCCGAACCCTGGCCGAGGCGCAGCCCCCGCAGCCCGTGGCAGCTATTGTGGACGCCGACGCGGTGCGGGAAACGGGCGTTGAGTTCAGTTACGTTGAGCACGTTGACGAGGAAGTCCGCCAGCTCAAATGTCTTGGCGCGCAGGGCGACCACTTCCGGGCTTTGTTCCAGCGTATCGTAGTGGTGGCGGATGTGGTACACGCAACTGCCACTGGGCCCGACGACGTAATCGAAACCACTGAACGTATCCACGAAATGCTCGTAGATCGGCCGCGCTTCGCTTTCCATGCCCGAGTTGGCGAGCGGTTGGCCACAACAGGTCTGCTCCTTCGGGAAGGTGACCGTGCACCCCAGTTTTTCCAGCAACTCCAGGGTAGCAATGCCCGCGTTCGGGTAGAACTGATCAATGTAACAGGGGATGAAAAGCGCAACGTTCATGATCGGGTAAGTCTGTGTCGGCTAATGTACGGTGAGCCCGCCGCCAAACCCTCCCGTGCTTACCCGTACAGCCGGTAAGCCTTACTGGCGCTTAGCAGTTGGGCGCTGCCGCAGGTGCAAAGCGAAGGAACGAGTAATCAGGACCGGGCGGATAGCAACGGACAACTACTCCGAAGTAGAGGAAGCCCGGTTACGGAGGTAAAGCGCCGCCACCAGGCAAACACCGATGAGGGCCGCGTTGAAGTACCAGGGTAGATCCCCACCGAACACCCCATACTTCAGGCCAAAGTAAAGACCGAAATAGACCAGGCTCATGGCGACGAAGGTCTTGGCCGAGGGCTTGTTCTCTTTAATCGGTTCCATGCTCATCGTTATTGGTGGGCCGGGTGAACTGCTTGCGGTACTTCCAGAGGGCGATCTCCGCCAGGATGACCGCTCCGATCAGGTAAAGATGCTGGCGGCCGGTCATGTTCTCCTGCCCAATGACGAAGTACTTGACGGCGAAGTAGAGAAGGACGGGCACCCAACTCACGTAGGGTAACCAGGAGGGAGGCGATTGATCCTGCATGCGCCAAAGGTAATTATTGCGGTGGCAACTGAGTGGAGCATTCTAAGCTATGCTTGTACAATACTCACGCCGACAACCCTTGCCCGTACAATAAAAAGGGCCCAAGCGCTTAGCGCCTGGGCCTACTATACGACTGTGTTGTCCACAGCGTCTCTCATGAAAAATAAACCTAATCTTGCAGGCTCCTTTAGAACCTTGGCGCAAATATAATATAGCTTCATAACCAAAAACGGTTAAATTAACGGGAATTTCATATTTTGTTTTTGTACATATCAGTACCCGTAGGTACTAACATATAATCCACGAAACCATAACAATGTGCTTCCTTGATTTTGAACGGTCAACTATCTAAAATAGGACGCTAGCAGCCTGGCTCCGTTCCCGCGCGATCTGGACCTGCTGCCGTAGTTGCCAGAAGTAGCGGGTGGTGTACTTCCCGGTATCCTTGTTCAGGCTGTTGCCCGTTCTGGCCAGGCGGTCGAACCATTTTTTGGCGTCGGTCAGGACGCGGCTGTCGTCACTCATGACGTAGTTGGGGCTCATCAGCGTACTGAACAGGGCGTTCTTTTCGACGGAGGTAACGATCACCGACCCATTCGTGTGGGAGAGCTCGTTGTGGAAGACCTGGAAGTCCGGACTATCCACAGTGGGTGTTTCCCCCAGTTTGAAGCGCTTACCGGCGCGGGTCATTGCTTCCAGGTGGCTGACGATTTCTTCCAGTTCGGTGAAGAGGAGGTCCGTCAGGTCCGGGTCCGTCAGCCGGCCCGTTTGTTGCATGTAGGTGATTTGCCGGAGGGTGACGTCCAGAATACCGATGGACCAGAGTTCCCGCCCGGCCATGGCATTGACGTTATCTACGATGGCATCGATGTGCGCATTCGTTTGGGGGGAGATCAGATCGGGGTGGAAGGTAAGGCCCTCCCATTTACGCAGGCGCCAGGTAGAAATACCGTAGGTAAACACTTTGAAGGCCCGTAGCGTAGGCGTCGCCATGGCATAAAAGATGGGAAGCTCAGGCGTGGCGAAATCGACCCAGACGCGGTCCAGGTCCGTGATCCATTTGGTGTGGCGGCTGAGGTTGGCGAAGTAGTCCTCGTCGTCGGAGGTCTCTTCGATGCTATTATAGTAGTAGATCAGAGGCACCTTGCTCATGTCGCGGCCTTCGTCCACCGGAACGCGGAAGGTGCGGGAGAGCAGGATAAGTTCTTCGGCCGTCAGGAAGGTATCCCCCCGCAATCTGCGGTAGACGGCGTCGCGGCCGATGTGGAGGGTTTCCCCCACCCCTTGAACCAGTTCACTACGGTTACGGAAGCGGGATTGTAAACGAGAAAGGAAGACTTGCTGGAAATTCCGAGGAGCAACACTCATCCGGAGGAAAACTTAAGCACCCGGAAACACCCCCAATCAGGGTACCATCGGGCAGTTCAGATTACCGGCCGCGCAGTACGATCAATCAATGACCACCACGCGGGCTGAAAACCGCTACCGGGAATGGCAACCATCGTTTGGTCGGCCCCGGTACCCGTTGGGACGGACTGACGCTAAAAGGTCACAATTTCAGCGATTTACGTAAACAAAAAAGCGCCCCGTGCCAGGGAGCGAGTTGGTCAGGCGCCATCATCTTAAAACAAAACGTAAAATATTACCATACTCAACTACAAAAAGCACTACTTTTACAACAAATAGTTTATTTTATCTTTTGATTCCTGACCGGCCTCTCCGGTTTCCGCTTGCTGTTTTACCAATTCACCCAGTCTACTAACTCGCTCAAACAACATGAATTTTCCTTTTTTGGCTCCGCCCGGTGCTTACGGTTGCCCCGTACCACCGGCCGTCCCGTGCTTCCCTGGCGCCTTAATGCCGTAGCGGATGCACCTGACTTGCCACACAGCCTTTAGCCTACGCTACGGTGTGCTTACTCCCGAGATGCTCGTCAACAAGGCCAGCGCCTGGGGGGTACAGACCCTCGCGTTGGCCGACGCCAACAACACCAGTTGCGCCGTCGAATTCGTTGACCGTTGCCGCAAGGCGGGGATCAAACCCATCCTGGGTATCTCCTTCTGGCGCGACGGGCAGTGGCTCTACACCGGCCTGGCCCGCAACGCCGAAGGGTGGCGTAACCTGTGTGCCTACCTCAGCAAGTACTCCCTGGCGGAGCAGCCCCTCCCCACCTGCCCGCCGCCCCTCGCCGATACCTGGATCATCTACCCCCGGCTCTGTAAGCCGATCCGCGACTTTAAGGATAACGAACTACTCGGCATCCGCCCCCAGCACGTGAACCGGCTCTTCAGCCACGAGCTGCGGAACTTCCAGCACAAACTCGTCGCGCTGGCCCCCGTACTTGGCATTACGGACGAGGACTACGCCCGCCACAAAACCTTACGGGCGATCGACCTTAATACCGTGCACACCAAACTTACCCCGAAGGACCTTGGTGGCAAGGGCGACCGCCTCCTTCCACCCGATACTTTTCGGGAGTTCTATAAGTCCTACCCCGCCATCCTGAAGAATACCCAACGGCTAATCGATACCTGTACGGCGGAGCTGGAGACGGGCATCCAGATCAACCGCCAGACCTTTACGGGGAGTAAGGACGGTGACTACTCCCTCCTCGAAAAACTCAGCCTGGCCGGGCTCCAACGCCGCTACCCACCCGGCAACCGCTTCCGGAAGGCCCGCCTACGGACCGAGAAAGAACTGCGGGTCATCAAGCAGCAGGACTTCTGCTCTTACTTCCTCATTACTTACGACATCGTCCGCTACGCTAGGGCTTCCGGCTACCAGCACGTGGGCCGGGGCTCCGGGGCCAATTCCATCGTGGCCTTCGCCATTGGTATTTCGGACGTGGATCCGTTGGAGCTCGACCTCTACTTCGAGCGCTTCATCAACCCCTACCGTGTCAGCCCACCCGATTTTGATATCGACTTCAGCTGGGACGAGCGGGACGACGTGATCGACTACGTCTTCAAGCGCTACGGGAAGGACCACACCGCCCTGCTGGCCACCTACTCCACTTTCAAGGGCCGGGCGGCACTCCGGGAGGTCGCCAAAGTGTACGGCCTGCCCAAGGAGGAGATTGATCTGCTCGTCCGTGATCCCCGCACCCGGGCGGCGGAGGACGAGAAGGCGGCCGAGGTCCTCAGTATTGCGATTGGTATCATCGGCCTGCCGAACCACCTGAGCATACACGCCGGGGGCATCCTCATCACCGAGAAACCGATCCACTACTACACGGCCCAGCGGATGATGCCGAAGGGCTTCCCCGTCGCCCACTGCGATATGTACCACGCCGAGGATATGGGCCTGCACAAGTACGACGTCCTGAGCCAGCGCGGATTGGGCCACCTCCGCTCGGCCGTCAACCTCGTCAAAAAGAACCAGGGGAAGGCAGTGGATATCTACGACCTCGATAAGGTGAAGAGTGACCCCAAGGTGAAGGCGATGCTCAAGGGCGGCCGCGCCATTGGTTGCTTCTACGTCGAAAGCCCGGCCATGCGGGGTTTGCTGACCAAGCTGGCTTGCGATAACTACGTCCACCTCGTCGCTGCGTCCAGCATCATCCGGCCCGGGGTGGCCAAGTCGGGGATGATGAAGGAATACATCCGCCGCTACCACAATCCCCATAGTTTTGAGTACATCGCGCCGGTCTTCGAGGAGCACCTCGGCGAAACTTTTGGGATCATGGTTTACCAGGAGGACGTGATGAAGATCGTCCACCACTTTGCGGGGCTGGACCTGGATGAGTCCGACATCCTCCGCCGCATCATGAGCGGCAAGAAACACAGCGGTGATACGCTGGACAACCTCCGGCAGAAGTTCTTCCTCGGCGCGGCGGAGTACGGGCATTCGGACGAGACGGCGGCGGAGGTCTGGCGCCAGGTCGAGTCCTTTTCCGGCTACAGTTTCTGCAAGGCTCACTCCGCCAGTTTTGCCGTGGAGAGTTTCCAGTCGCTTTACCTCAAGGCTTACCACCCGCTGGAATTCATCGTCGGCGTCATCAACAACTTTGGGGGGTTCTACAAGACGGAGTTCTACCTCCACGAAGCGCGGATGGACGGGGCCACCATTCACCCTCCCTGCATCAACCACTCCAATTACCTGACGACGCTGGAAGGGACGGATCTCTACCTCGGTTTTGGCCTGGTGAAGGGGCTGGGCGAAGGGATCGTCCTACAGATCATGGTGGAGCGGCGGCGGGGCGGGGCCTTTCGCGGGCTCACCGATTTTTGTAACCGCGTGGAAGTGGAGAGTACCCACCTCGATCTCCTCGTGCGTTGCGGTGCCTTTCAGTTTACGGGGCTGACCAAGTCGGAACTCCTGTGGGAAAAGAACGCCGTCTTCAATCCGAAGGCCAACCACGTCAAGGAGCCCGAGTTATTTGCCTCCGCAGCCCCGAAACAGTATTTCCACCTCGACCTTTCGCCGAACCACCGTCCCGGCCACCCGCTGAGCGCCCGGCAGTTCGACCAGGCGTTTGACGAGTTGGAGCTGCTCGGTTTTCCGCTTTGCTCTCCCTTCCTGTTGCTGAAGGAAACGGAGGTCCCCACCCGCAAACCAGCCATCGTGGAGGCTACTGGCTTACCGTCCGTCCTTTCCCGTACGGTGGCCACGGAGGAGTTAGCCGCTGCGTCCTTACCCGGCACCCGCGGCAGCGCCCAAATCAATAGTTGGGGGGACCGCAACCAACCGAACCGCCTGGCCAGTACGCGGGAGGGAGGCCACCTGACGCTGCGGGCTTATTTTGTGTGTGATAAACTCGTGCCCACCATCAAGGGCGACCGGATGAGTTTTGGTTGCTGGCTCGACGAGAACGGCCACTATTTCGACACCGTCCACTTCCCGGATAGCCTTCAGGCCTTCCCCTTCCGCGGGCCCGGCGTGTACCGGCTCTCCGGCCTCGTCAGCCGCGAGTTTGACTTCCCGAGCCTGGAAGTATACCGGATGGAACGGCTGGCTTATGCGGGGGATTTGCGGTTTGGGTGATCTCACTCCACGGGTGGCGTGGTGAGCTCCGAGACCCGCGCCGAAATTTCTTCCACGGGGAGATCCCACCACCGGGCGGCGAGTAGCTTTTCGATGATCGTATCGGAGAAGCGTTTTTGAATCACCCGGGCCGGGTTACCGCCAACGATGGTGTAGGGCGGCACGTCCTTTACTACCATCGCGTTGGTGGCGATGATGGCGCCGTCACCAATCGTCACTCCGGGCATAATGGTAGCTCCGTGCCCCAACCAGACGTCGTTACCAACCACCGTATTCCCCTTATTGGGGTAGGTCTTACCATCCATCGCCTCGCCCCAGTCTCCCCCAAAAATGGCGAAGGGGTAGGCGGAGACGGCCTCCGTGAGGTGGTTACCACCGTTCATAATAAAGCTTACGCCGGAAGCGATCATGCAGAACTTCCCGATGATGAGTTGGTCACCAATGAAATCGAAATGGTAGCGGACGTTACGCTCAAAGTTTTCCGGGTCCTCAAAATCATCGTAGTAAGTGTAGTCCCCCACAATGATATTCGGGTTCTTGATGATGTTTTTCAGGAACACCAATTTCTCGTGGCCGGGGAGCGGATAGGTAAGCTGCGGGTCGGGAGCGGGCATACGGTGGTTTTTTGGTCGCTGACGCGGGGTGGTAGTCTGTAGTCTGTAGTCTATAGTCTATAGTCTGCAGTGGCCGCCGTACTATAGACTACAGACTGTAGACTACAGACTATAAAAGCCCAGTT encodes:
- a CDS encoding polyprenol monophosphomannose synthase, whose translation is MSDSLVIIPTYNEKENIEKMVRTVFGLPFPFHLLIVDDGSPDGTANIIRQLQEEFDGRLHLLERAGKLGLGTAYLDGFRWGLKKSADYAYFFEMDADFSHNPKDLLRLRDACHTGGGDVSVGSRYTSGGGVENWPFDRRFLSYGASVYVRAITWMPVKDPTAGFMCYTRPVLEAIDFDAVRFIGYAFQIEMKHTAWKLGYKIVEVPITFTDRVLGASKMHGSIVKEAIKGVLSLRFGS
- a CDS encoding (Fe-S)-binding protein produces the protein MNVALFIPCYIDQFYPNAGIATLELLEKLGCTVTFPKEQTCCGQPLANSGMESEARPIYEHFVDTFSGFDYVVGPSGSCVYHIRHHYDTLEQSPEVVALRAKTFELADFLVNVLNVTELNARFPHRVGVHNSCHGLRGLRLGQGSERVGAAFSHYNYLLSLVKDIELVMLDRTDECCGFGGTFSVNEPELSTKMGRDRIGDHLKNNSEIITSGDMSCLMHMEGLIRREGKPLKVMHVAEILNANA
- a CDS encoding DNA polymerase III subunit alpha, producing MHLTCHTAFSLRYGVLTPEMLVNKASAWGVQTLALADANNTSCAVEFVDRCRKAGIKPILGISFWRDGQWLYTGLARNAEGWRNLCAYLSKYSLAEQPLPTCPPPLADTWIIYPRLCKPIRDFKDNELLGIRPQHVNRLFSHELRNFQHKLVALAPVLGITDEDYARHKTLRAIDLNTVHTKLTPKDLGGKGDRLLPPDTFREFYKSYPAILKNTQRLIDTCTAELETGIQINRQTFTGSKDGDYSLLEKLSLAGLQRRYPPGNRFRKARLRTEKELRVIKQQDFCSYFLITYDIVRYARASGYQHVGRGSGANSIVAFAIGISDVDPLELDLYFERFINPYRVSPPDFDIDFSWDERDDVIDYVFKRYGKDHTALLATYSTFKGRAALREVAKVYGLPKEEIDLLVRDPRTRAAEDEKAAEVLSIAIGIIGLPNHLSIHAGGILITEKPIHYYTAQRMMPKGFPVAHCDMYHAEDMGLHKYDVLSQRGLGHLRSAVNLVKKNQGKAVDIYDLDKVKSDPKVKAMLKGGRAIGCFYVESPAMRGLLTKLACDNYVHLVAASSIIRPGVAKSGMMKEYIRRYHNPHSFEYIAPVFEEHLGETFGIMVYQEDVMKIVHHFAGLDLDESDILRRIMSGKKHSGDTLDNLRQKFFLGAAEYGHSDETAAEVWRQVESFSGYSFCKAHSASFAVESFQSLYLKAYHPLEFIVGVINNFGGFYKTEFYLHEARMDGATIHPPCINHSNYLTTLEGTDLYLGFGLVKGLGEGIVLQIMVERRRGGAFRGLTDFCNRVEVESTHLDLLVRCGAFQFTGLTKSELLWEKNAVFNPKANHVKEPELFASAAPKQYFHLDLSPNHRPGHPLSARQFDQAFDELELLGFPLCSPFLLLKETEVPTRKPAIVEATGLPSVLSRTVATEELAAASLPGTRGSAQINSWGDRNQPNRLASTREGGHLTLRAYFVCDKLVPTIKGDRMSFGCWLDENGHYFDTVHFPDSLQAFPFRGPGVYRLSGLVSREFDFPSLEVYRMERLAYAGDLRFG
- a CDS encoding CatB-related O-acetyltransferase; this encodes MPAPDPQLTYPLPGHEKLVFLKNIIKNPNIIVGDYTYYDDFEDPENFERNVRYHFDFIGDQLIIGKFCMIASGVSFIMNGGNHLTEAVSAYPFAIFGGDWGEAMDGKTYPNKGNTVVGNDVWLGHGATIMPGVTIGDGAIIATNAMVVKDVPPYTIVGGNPARVIQKRFSDTIIEKLLAARWWDLPVEEISARVSELTTPPVE